The Patescibacteria group bacterium genome includes a window with the following:
- a CDS encoding type 4 prepilin-like proteins leader peptide-processing enzyme produces MSFLVFILGLVFGSFVSALSYRLPLGISFVSGRSFCPKCNRKISWYDNIPLLSFIILGGKCRNCGKKISYRYPIIELSTALGFILIYSFGQGRTLSIPLLLFVFIVLEVIFIIDLEHKVIFDGLTYLLFIFFLTTSLFIKDQNFYLNLLIAFSLSLFLLFLHLVTKGHGMGLGDVKLALPLGFFMGFPLGVLWIFISFLTGAILGVILILIGKAKFGKQIPFGPFLVFSFWLVFLFGEKLILFLR; encoded by the coding sequence ATGTCCTTTCTAGTATTTATCTTGGGTCTTGTTTTTGGATCTTTTGTTTCTGCTCTATCATACCGCTTACCACTAGGAATTTCATTTGTTTCAGGCAGATCTTTTTGTCCTAAATGCAATCGTAAAATTTCTTGGTATGATAACATTCCCCTCCTCTCTTTTATTATTCTTGGCGGAAAATGTCGTAATTGCGGCAAAAAAATTTCCTATCGTTATCCCATAATTGAGCTATCCACTGCTTTAGGCTTTATTTTGATCTACAGCTTTGGACAGGGTCGGACCTTGTCCATACCCTTACTGCTTTTTGTTTTTATTGTTCTTGAAGTAATTTTTATTATTGACCTTGAACATAAGGTTATTTTTGATGGCTTAACCTATTTACTTTTTATTTTTTTTCTTACCACTTCCCTATTTATAAAAGATCAAAATTTTTATCTAAATTTATTAATTGCTTTTTCTTTATCTTTGTTTCTTTTATTTTTGCATCTTGTGACAAAAGGTCATGGAATGGGATTGGGAGATGTTAAACTTGCCCTACCCCTTGGATTTTTTATGGGATTTCCTCTTGGGGTCTTGTGGATTTTTATTTCTTTCTTGACGGGTGCTATTCTAGGGGTTATTCTTATTTTAATAGGTAAAGCGAAATTTGGGAAGCAAATTCCCTTTGGTCCGTTTTTGGTCTTTTCCTTTTGGCTAGTATTTTTATTTGGAGAAAAGCTAATTTTATTTTTAAGATGA
- a CDS encoding phytochrome sensor protein, which translates to MRRFNFKAKDRNGKLVSGLVEANDERHAASLIREKDLILLSLSSQREDNLNLILNKFKNRIKEDDVATFTRQLATMVNAGLPITESLLILKNQAQNAALKDMLTQILADVQEGQSLSNAIGKYPNVFSPTYIALLKAGEAGGVLDNVLSRLSDNMEKQVEFKGKVKGALIYPVIVVIGMVLVAAIMMIFVIPKMLSLYSEFGADLPGPTKVLMSVSGFFAKFWWLMLIIIAFLFNFFITYRKTKTGRRKIDELILKIPIFGDLQRQVALTELTRTLSLLVGAGVSILEALSILSQISGNAVIGDALEDSSKDVEKGFPLAYAFAKHSEAFPYILSQMVAVGEETGKMSEVLAKVSHVFEVESDQKVKALTSAIEPLVMIVLGIGVGFLVIAVILPIYNLTSQF; encoded by the coding sequence ATGAGGAGATTTAACTTCAAAGCAAAAGATAGAAATGGCAAGCTTGTTTCTGGATTGGTTGAGGCCAATGATGAAAGACATGCTGCCTCTTTGATAAGAGAAAAAGATTTGATTTTACTTTCTTTATCCAGCCAAAGGGAAGATAATTTGAACTTAATTCTAAATAAATTCAAAAATAGAATTAAAGAGGATGATGTAGCCACATTTACTCGTCAATTAGCGACTATGGTTAATGCTGGTTTACCTATCACTGAATCCTTGCTTATTTTGAAAAATCAGGCTCAGAATGCAGCTTTGAAAGATATGCTAACGCAAATTTTGGCTGATGTCCAAGAAGGTCAATCTCTTTCTAATGCGATTGGAAAATATCCTAATGTTTTTTCGCCTACCTACATTGCTCTTCTTAAAGCTGGAGAGGCAGGAGGAGTTTTGGATAATGTTTTGTCAAGGTTGTCTGATAATATGGAGAAGCAGGTTGAATTTAAAGGGAAAGTTAAAGGGGCGCTGATTTATCCGGTAATTGTTGTTATTGGTATGGTTTTGGTGGCTGCTATAATGATGATCTTTGTTATTCCCAAGATGCTAAGCCTTTATTCTGAATTTGGGGCAGATCTTCCCGGACCAACCAAGGTTCTGATGTCTGTTTCTGGTTTTTTTGCCAAATTTTGGTGGTTGATGCTTATTATTATTGCCTTTTTATTTAATTTCTTTATTACTTATAGGAAAACAAAAACCGGTAGAAGAAAGATAGATGAGTTGATTTTAAAGATCCCCATTTTTGGTGATTTGCAAAGGCAGGTAGCACTAACAGAGTTAACAAGAACATTAAGTCTTTTGGTTGGAGCTGGAGTTTCTATTCTTGAAGCTCTGTCTATCCTTTCCCAAATTTCTGGCAATGCTGTCATAGGTGACGCTCTTGAAGATAGTTCTAAAGATGTTGAAAAAGGTTTTCCATTGGCTTATGCTTTTGCCAAACATTCTGAAGCTTTTCCCTACATTCTTTCTCAAATGGTGGCTGTTGGAGAGGAGACTGGTAAGATGAGCGAGGTGCTAGCAAAAGTTAGTCATGTTTTTGAAGTTGAATCTGATCAAAAAGTTAAAGCTTTAACTTCTGCAATAGAGCCTTTAGTAATGATAGTTTTGGGGATCGGAGTTGGTTTTTTGGTTATTGCGGTTATTTTGCCGATTTATAATCTGACTAGCCAATTTTAA
- a CDS encoding twitching motility protein PilT — MLDVIQLLNLAVEKRASDLHLVVGVPPSLRVDGQLFSVSNEPIVTNEFVEKVAATVLKPDQFERFKVNKDLDFSFYLGDSARFRVNAYFQKGSYSFSFRVIPSQILTIEELGLPTILHSFTKLRQGLVLITGPTGHGKSTTLASILDEINRSRSEHIVTIEDPIEFIIRPDKSIISQREVGFDTHSWQIALRSVLREDPNVVMIGEMRDLETISAALTVAETGHLVFATLHTNSASQTIDRIVDVFPENQQGQIRLQLSNTIEGVFSMRLLPAIGGGRVVAYELMLGTPAVRSVIREGKTHLLDNIIQTSQEFGMSTLEMSLAQLVKEGKVSIEVAQSYSLRPDELLRLVKGEV; from the coding sequence ATGCTTGATGTAATCCAACTTTTAAATCTAGCAGTTGAAAAAAGAGCTTCAGATCTGCACTTAGTTGTAGGAGTCCCTCCGTCTTTGCGAGTAGATGGCCAGCTTTTTTCTGTGTCCAATGAGCCGATTGTAACTAACGAATTTGTTGAAAAGGTAGCTGCTACTGTTTTAAAACCGGATCAATTTGAAAGGTTTAAGGTTAATAAAGATTTGGACTTTTCTTTTTATTTAGGAGATTCTGCTAGGTTTAGGGTGAATGCTTATTTTCAAAAAGGCAGCTATTCTTTTTCGTTTCGTGTTATTCCCAGCCAGATTTTGACAATTGAAGAGCTTGGTCTGCCGACAATTTTACACTCTTTTACTAAGTTAAGGCAGGGGCTTGTATTAATTACTGGACCTACTGGTCATGGTAAGTCAACAACCTTGGCATCCATACTTGATGAGATTAATAGGAGTAGAAGTGAACATATAGTAACAATTGAAGATCCGATAGAGTTTATAATTAGACCTGATAAGTCTATAATCTCCCAAAGAGAAGTTGGTTTTGATACTCATTCTTGGCAGATTGCTCTTCGTAGCGTGTTAAGAGAAGATCCAAACGTGGTGATGATTGGTGAAATGCGTGATCTAGAGACCATTTCAGCAGCTCTAACTGTAGCCGAAACTGGTCATCTGGTTTTTGCCACATTGCATACTAATTCAGCTTCCCAAACTATAGACAGGATTGTTGATGTTTTTCCTGAAAACCAACAAGGTCAGATTAGACTTCAACTTTCAAACACTATTGAGGGTGTCTTTTCTATGAGACTGCTTCCAGCAATTGGTGGTGGTCGCGTTGTTGCTTATGAGTTGATGCTTGGAACACCAGCTGTTAGATCTGTGATAAGGGAGGGTAAAACACATCTTTTGGATAACATTATTCAGACTTCTCAGGAATTTGGAATGTCAACTCTGGAGATGTCTTTGGCACAGCTTGTTAAAGAAGGAAAAGTTTCTATTGAAGTGGCACAGTCTTATTCTCTTCGGCCAGATGAACTATTACGTCTAGTTAAGGGTGAAGTATAA